CCTGTTTGACGGAAGTTTGATTTTGACATAGCAACAACATTTTGACAACAGTCATGTAAAAGATAGATGAATTTCTTTCTGTAAATCAGTTATAATTACTGAACAGGtcttcccagtaagtaatcagatacttgtgttgggaatgacccGTCACTTCCCTTAAGACTAGGTAACTACAGTTTTACATATACTTGAACCTCTTAATTTAGACAAGCAAGAGTTAAGTACATATAGGTTAAAGATTTAAGTAACAATTAATGTAAGCTAGCAAAAGTCATGTATGCCTGGATAGGCACttattaaaatagaatagaaatagtttattatgaaaggacgccacacacaaaaagaaagacaacaatatcatatcttattAATTCTACCCTGGACTAAGAAGTGgctaaaaacataaaacaagttcagctgcttatcttcccgggcgtCCTTTCTAATACATGGGCGTTGGGCTGAGCACcagtcaccatacggttcatcatccATCTTAGAAGAACCTCGTACAAAAGGAgcagcaagttgtcttctacTTACTTGTGCATGaaagtttatttaagtatgtacaGAAAACTTGCATCTATagcacaccggacacttcatgcaaatacctcgtttcacacagacactacacattgtctttatggtacacgcgcatctatgtgtgacgtctgatgcctgaaacactaaagtaagaccgcgggggtgaggtaaacgtagTTTAGcccctggtggggagcggagagttgcggtTCTgtgtagtgttattccttattgtatgtCTATAGGTACGGTGAAAGCGTATTGAATGACGAGTGTACAATTGCAGAAACTTCATGATCGACACGTACCGTCTGAACCCAACCGAGTACCTGACCAGCACGGCCTGCCGCCGGAACCTTGCGGGCGACGTGTGCGCCATCATGCGCGTGCACGGCTTCCTAGAGCAGTGGGGGCTCATCAACTACCAGGTAACAACCTAGGCTTGATCACCTACACAAATTCAATACTTCCAAAGAGAAAAGGTTGACAAATTATGTCTCAGACGGGATTGGATCCAACAGCTCATGCGGGGACGAGCGTTTAACGTCACTTCCAAAGCAtggaatcaccttacttttcgAACAATCAAAGGTACAGCcattgcaatgtcctaactaaacatGGGGCAGTCTTACAAGGTGATTTTTGATAATGTCCCAGGTGGAAATCGaatctggacctccagatcgtgagacgaatgctctaaccactagtctACAGTGAATGTGTCAATTTTATTGCCTTGGTCTTGTAATTGGATTACTTTTTGCTTGATTTTTTAGTGTAAAGGCTGAATGACCTCCTAccatgtgtatgtatatgtgtatgtatatgtaaaactgtataaagtaataaatattttgtttctagTTGGAGGCGGATTCCCGTCCGACAGCCATGGGCCCGCCGCCGACGTCTCACTTCCACGTGCTCTCCGACACACCGTCGGGCCTGCAGCCGTTACAGCCGCGCCCCTCGCAGCCTAGACCTGGTACATTGCTCTCTTACGCCCATATCACACAACGGGCACATCACAAGAGCGGCTGttgtataaattaaatactaaaTAACTCAATTCGGCCCccaagtttacatttttcttttagttCCGTATACGATGTTTCAACTGGTTATGTTACATTTTACTTATAAGCCCTTCAGGTCATCACTTTTTGTACTTTTGCGTTTTGGAGaccacaaacataacataaattcacgactatatcccagtaaggtagtcagaggtacatctatcgcgaGCAAGATGAACGAATACTCACAGCTCACCGCTTCACAATTAGGGATCTATCTTTACTATTTTACTCTAGGATACAGTACAAGCGTCTGATATTCTGTTTAAAATTTTTGATTTCCTAGTGGAGAACGCGGCCATTCCGAAGGTCGAAGCGGGTTTGCCGAACGGCTCCGAAGTAGGCGCTCCGCCcggcgccgcggccgccgcagccgccgccgtcgccgccgccgccgcgcccgctaTCAAGACCGAGCCCTCCATCGACCTCGGGGGAGCTACTGGCTTGAAGATGGATCAGGTAAACTGCTTCTTTTTAAATCTTTTCTGTTTGTCCACAATCTCATCTGGTGGTAAGTGAAAATGTAGCTTAAGGTTAAGTAGTAAACGAATTCTCAGCGGAAGATACGTGGAGGCTGGAGTGGAACATGTTCGACGGCACAAGTTCGGACCTTATTAGGGTCCCGCGCGGAGGATCCCTGGCTTTCACTCCAAATaaaaaatctggacccgactgaaccggtgtaggaccaaccatggaaagtcaaaccatcacctacatatatggggcttaaaggagtcgccatactgtgaatgtggtcacccggatcaaaccatatctcttatagtgaacgagtgccctctacaccggttgcCAGGTGGCATACCCGAGCTGCATTGTGggacggatgcggcagacttggttaggggagcttaagctggatatatgatccacgcaggatattttatttttgtctgccatacgcaataaaaACAATGTAGTAAACGTCATTATTAGATTTCCTGGAATCAGAACGAACGTGATGGGAATCAACTAAGGGTAGGCGGCAAATACTTGTACTATGTTAGCGGTGGCAAAATTATGGGTAACGCTTATGGGGACccagaaaatacaaatatattacattacattagttACATAGGTGGACTTGGTGAAAACGGtcggtcacgtgacattttgcccagtgacgtcacatttcgataaacaaagaaactgtcagaCATCTTGAAActtgacagatagtttttgtttatttggtgAAATGTGATGTCACACGAAGCTCagtcatggccgcccgtgtttcaggtcttgtaatacacagataaaaataacatttttattttgcgaaaataaaagatttaaaaaataatataaaatattggatAGTGaccgttaaatgataaactaccatatccgacatatttcgtattttattggtacaactgtcaagtagccaattataaCATATTGCTTTGGCAACAGTACCGCGGCGGTGCTCGTGGCCGCGAATGGACAGAGCAGGAGACGCTGTTGTTGCTGGAAGCGCTGGAACTCCACCGCGACGACTGGAACCGCGTGGCGGCGCACGTCGGCACCCGCACGCACGACGAGTGCATCCTGCACTTCCTGAGGCTGCCCATCGAAGACCCCTACCTCACCGACGCACCTTCAGGTAAGCGATCACTCACCATAACTattgactatatcccaattggggtagtcgtgCTACTGACTCTATCGCAAAATGATCTAAGTACttacacctcgccgagctttctgttcgaccaacgtgatgggcaccgagccgtatcgccttctataatggtcgagctaacatTCAGCTTATACAGTGAAACCTCGATAACTGAAATTTCAAGCAGCAAGTTTGTCTTCTTTAGaaggtattccacttacccaaTTTCAGTTACAGAGGGTCCTATGGTGGGTGATTAACTGCTGCTTGAAAACAAACTTGCTGCTTAAAATCTCATTCTCGAGATTTCACTGTATAAGCTGAAGTAGATTACAGAGGTCAGCGTCAAAAACTATCCTAAAACAAGAGTCTCAGTAAAAGCAGTAATTTAGAGGTTTGTTTGTCATAAACTCCGGCAAATCGCAAcagtcttctttttcttttcgtgtgggttgtgaggtaagtGACCAacttcgtcaaccctggtgcctgggttattactgagccgccaaaggcccccgtcTTGGTTCATGTGGGACATGGCTACAGGCTTCGCACTGGACTCTAATATGTATTCTTTTGTCGTGTGGGATCAATGGCCGATCTCATCAACTCTGGCCCTCAAATGTATTTaagaataaagtaataaattttGGGGCAGGTGGTGTGCTGGGCCCGCTAGCATACCAGCCCATACCATTCAGCAAGACTGGCAACCCTGTGATGAGCACGGTCGCGTTCCTGGCATCCGTCGTCGACCCTCGCATCGCTTCCAAGGCCACTAAAGCTGCCATGGAGGAGTTTGCTGCTATCAAGGTACGTTCATGTTACAAtatattgttttctttgtatgttcctttccTTGTCTGTTTTGTTGTgtacaaataagtaaatgaaGGCAGGGTGGattgaaaaagaataaaaacagATGCCAGAAATAGTTTACATTTCATCAGTTTAGTAAATGTTTGTACAATAACAATAAggcactttgataccatgtcataataacttttttgacaaattaaaccgtaagtcttattaaatgtcaaatatgatagttcgacggggttctaaagtgggttcatgatgttacttaatttttatttgtactgtattcatgtgttatgtctgattgttaaaattgagttttgtgcaataaattgtatttgatttgatttacgaAAAATGATTAACATCAAAGTAGTTGGTTTCAAGAACAGCCTGCAATGCAGTCGTAATAGTAGTCGGGCCTGCCAGGTTAATACGTATTactattgggtagtttcccaagtcaaatgtaaattatgaaattctgattactaaataaagagcgATCTAAAACTATCATTTTTTTTCATTAGACTTAACTatgtattttaatcaagaataacGTAATAACaggttcgacattttatcacgtttctctatgacgacACAGTgtacgttttcatacaaattccacagtaatttcgtgttttgacgtttagtaaaaagtaactgatttgagtagttggaaactagtctaatCGGACATGCCGATGGAATGCTGGGGTTAGACTAGGTACAGTTCTAATTACAGTATTGCAAATGTGAAATAACGTTGGTGGTGTGTACCCAGGACGAGGTCCCGGCGGCCATGATGGAGGCGCACGTGAAGGCGGCGGGAGCGCACGGGCCGGCCGCCGCGCTCGCCGCCACCGGCATCGCTGGCACCGCGCCTGAACTCTCTCCCTCAGGTGCGTTACTACAATTCGATtcgatttatttacttaaatcttCTTTGTGAGTTTTACTAAGCACGGgtatgaataataaaatgtttagcCCCAGAGAAGAAGGAGGGAGGTGAGGGCGTGAAGACGGAGGCAATGGAGACGGAGGAACCGGAGGGAGCCGCCAAATTGAAGGAGGAGCCTGCGGAGACGCCCGCGCCCTCCGAAGACAGCAAGGAGCAAGTGAAAGAAGAGGCTGACTCGACACCCGCGCCGCAGACCACCGGTAAGTATACATGGCTCGTGTGGGCTATAAGCGGTAGATGACTGACCCCACCAACCCTAATAGAGCCATTACTTAGCCGCCATAGCCTAATGAAATGACTCGCGTAACTAAAGTTTAACTTAATTCGAGTCAGTAAAATAATCGTTTGCACACCCCACTAGTGACTCCAGTGTGAGACGGAGTTAATTGTCATTTAACTGACTCGAATTAAAAGATTGAGTTTAGGCAACCTGTGTTGGAATGAGTTGTTTGCCATGTTTATTGATCGTCATCTATAAATGAGAACTAGATTGACCCGAGTTTTTAATCTCATATATCGCcacgaaatagaagaaatagcttgaaaaggccctaacgcgtatTTTGTGCGAGAACCGCTGTctccggttcaaccccactatcttttactactactcctacgATAGCTCTAATGCTTCACAAATTCCAttgccactttaccggcaatataTATGTTATATGGTAGGCTGCAATTTTAACGTTACTTTTCACAAGATACTGtaaacaaaagtatttttttgataaatagccgatcatactaaggtatTTTAGCTATCCTGTAATATGGAGAGATCTCCTTGCATAGTTGTCGATATTTGACTTCTTGTTCTGCAAATTATAATGCATAAAACGACCTTATTGATATATTTTCACGGAGCttcgtgtgtcgtaaagtttgcggatgagTGGAGTGCGAAGTTGAAGTTTCCTTGGCCCTTCTCGCTTTCTTCTAACGCCATTTGTCCGGTTAAATAtgtccatctgcggcaaatttgcaataaaacatgTAAAAAAATCTGATATGCAACCCTCTTGACGCGGAGTTATTAGTATAAGTTGTACATAAGCTGAGTGATGACAGAGCCAGCACCAACGGCAGTGGACGCTAAGCTGCAGTCGGCTGCGGCGTCGGCGCTGGCCGCGGCCGCGGTCAAGGCGAAGCACCTCGCCGGCGTGGAGGAGCGCAAGATCAAGTCTCTTGTCGCGCTCCTCGTCGAGACCCAGATGAAGAAGCTCGAGATCAAATTGCGGCACTTCGAAGAGTTGGAAGCTACCATGGAGCGGGAGAGAGAAGGTAACCGATAGCTTTGTATCTCCATGAGAGTTCTTTTGTTCTGGGGAGTTAACAAGGCAtacttgcgcatataaatataagggcgcaatatcaacaaatttcaaatagcaatattgctttttaagtgaACTGTTTCAAGGTGGCTTTTTTAAACCCCTCTGTTCTGCTGTTGATtaattaatgtggaggaagcaagaacagtatgtcaggatcgaagtaactggaattccatagtcactgcttacTCCAGTAAGACATAGGCGTGACTTTGTATAACTATGTGAGACTTCTGTTGCGATTCGAGTACACATAAATTACAAAAAGGGATGCGGGTATCGAAACAAAATTTGACAGGTTCCGGTTTTTTTTaagatgcgactgcctgtctgaccttccaacccaaaggaaaatccagcccaatacaagttaggtcacattcctccgaaaatgcatttttcgagaatgtgggtttcctcacaatgttttccttcaccgctgagcacgtgataatcatttatgatccagaatgaattcgaaaataacttcgacagtcattggtttaggcctgtgctggattcgatcctACGACcgcaaaatgagaggcaagcgttctaccaactggactaccacggctccaaaTCCAACGTACATGGAGAAATAAATTCCGAATTTTATTACCTGTCATAAAACATTATTCGAAGTACCATACATAATGTTGTATTGTTTACTATCGGCCCTATATTGTTAAAACGGTTGTTTTTTGCTTCAGGTTTGGAGTACCAACGGCAACAGCTGATCCAGGAGCGACAGCAGTTCCACTTGGAGCAACTGAAGGCGGCCGAGTTCCGCGCCAGGCACCAAGCACATCAGAGGTGAGTGAACCATTTGCTATGACTCAGGACTTATCAccaacaaagcaatattgcaatttgacattgtcAAATGTCCAGCCCCCCAGCATAGAACATAGAATAATActgtgtatagaacggcaactctccgcttcacACCAATAGGTTATTTGACTaagtcaaaggtaaattataaaattctaaaccagtctaagatgatcaaaaatcagtcCCATTTTGATTTTCGACTTATTTGTTTATTAcatggaaaaccaacagcttacaaaaCAAACCTTATCTTCGacaaattaagtaacaatgagtacgtttGACCGCTTCCGTTGATGACGTCAAAGGACAGTATTTCCTGGTATTTCCAtagaaactccaaagaaaagttTCCTTTTGACagttcgtaaaaagtatctcttttgactaggttgtcaagtagcttgTTCGTTTCGGGCGTCGACACGACccctggggcctgttttataaaacttacaattgtaaattacaatgacaatttggtgttcattacgtagctaatatgaaactgcaaaatattcgtgatcacacacttcgcaatgtacatcaaattgtcattgtaatttacaattgtaagttttattaaacaggcccctggtctctATGGCCGTAAGCTACTAAGGTGGAGCGCGCGCACTGTCTACCTTGCTCGCAATTACGCGTTAAGccgtgtccggggtgtgctatcaGAAAACAATAGATACCTCTGTGCTTTACTACTTAGACAGGTATATAGAGGTACAGACTAGTGGGAAAGATACATATCAATGGAAGGAAATGTATTATTCGTGATTCTAATGGCTGTCTTATATACTATAATGCAAAACGTAAAGGTCTCAAGGACGCGGGTCGTACATTCGTCTGTTTAAAGTCTTTATGGTATTTTACAgatattctttttattataggggaggcctgcgcccagtaGTGAGACGTACCTATATAGGCATCGTGCTATGATGTTTTAGTTATTGATAGAAATCGAAACTTTTGTGTAATTGAATAAGAATATTTACTGAATTAAATTATGCATGCAATGGTGAGTAACGGCAGTGATGTTGGTGTCAGGTTGCAAGCGGAGGGCGGCATCATCGCGCAGCCGGCGGTGGCGGGGCCGCCGGAGCAGGCCGCGCCCGAGGCCGCGCCGCCCACCGCGCAGCCGCACGCCTAGAATATACTACACCTCTAACTTCACCTTCGACGATAcaatacaaccaaatagacgcgTAACAGCCAGCGCAGACCAAGAGCAACGACGCGGCTAAATCTTTCTGATATCGCTggaatatcaattttattaccATCTCGCATAAAGTGCAATCTTCTCCCTATTGAATATACGGTTCGCGGCGTATCGAGCCCATGCCAAGAGGACTTTATGCAAATGATATTAAAGTTGATTTTTCCGTGTTGTCTGAAAGTGAACGGGTAGTCGTTGCTTTATCTGCGCTGACGGTAATATTTGATTTTTCGCATATAATTCATCCCGTTAACTAGATAGGGTAATGGGGGGAAAGCGATATGCCGCGTTCTGATTAGCCCACCCAAGATCGTAAACATGTCGAAAGTCGGTTGCGAGTTATCGAACATTCTCGCGTGGCATTATATAACATAATCCGTTCGTCTATTATTAGGGGTATTGTATCGTCGATAGACCTagcataaacatacataactaAATAGTGCAAGCCTTCATTGAAATTTGAAACTGCCATTTGGTTCCACGGTCTCGATGGTCGCATCACCCGATTGAAGTTCCTCGCTACACCGGCGGGCTCCGTGCGGCCGTCGGGACGAGTCGAACCGTTTTTGAACTATTCATAGATAAGGACCATTCCAATGTTTGTACAAGCATGATCTGACAACACGACACGGCGATGTCGCGACGGTATCGCAGGACACCCTGCTCATAGGGAGTACGCTAAAGCGCGCCCATATTTCTACACTACCGgtaattgtttatatttattacatgaaATTTAAGCTTAAGTGATTAATAAATGTTTTCAAACAatgatttaattaattaatgtattaGCCAAGTGAATGCGTAATTTAATCGATGAATTGTATTTGAAATTTGTATTTACACCAACCACATTTTTACAGTATTTAATTGGTAATGTAATGTTGCAAAaggtttatgtttatgattttaATGTACTGGAATAGTGGTGGCGATTTGCTGATTTAGATATAAGTTTAGTATATAGCCTTAGGAGTCATTTTATTAATATGTCCTGAGTTGAAATAAAGATGTCGAAGTATTTAATCGTTTTCATTCTTAGGTCCTGTTCAGACGGAGTGGTCACGCGTTCGAGCGTTCCGTTTTGGCATATTACGATCGCTGTGTTGTATTTAACACATAGCAGGCAACGTTTGAACGCGTGGCCAACCGTTCTGTCTGAACTAGCCTTTATCTATTTTTTAGCACAATTTATGCCGGTACCTTTCATTGTTGCCATTTGCCTATAAGTTGGCTAATCACCTTTTTGTGGCGAAACAATGCCAGTTGTTCAGTACAGCCAGCAGGTGCGACACGTTACGTTACGAGTTAGAAGCAGGATTTATTATGAAGTTCGCTGTAACTTCAGTATTGTTTTTGCTGTCAGTCGCGGCCAACGACAAACATGCCAAATTCTACAAAGTTTCAATGGTGAGCTTTTTTATGTACTTTTgctttattaggtacttatgttgTAATGTAGCAATACCATATAAATACACTAGTGGGTAaggaatatatattattataagttggTGAAAATAAATGCTACAAATAAGCGGATATTGGTgtcgattcgggcaaccaccaacttaagttttacttaatttgacaggactaaagcTAGCTCCATCTTTTTCTTGCACGCATTGTAGGTGAAGGAGGCACTAAGAGCTATTAAACCGAAATTTGGTTAAGTTTATGTGCGTCAGTATATGCActatagagtatttatttatttactaacatctatggacaatTTCACCTTCTGTGGATTACTTCAGTGCTGGACggggagcgaataaaatacaGTCATAAAAACGTCAAAGCATTTATTGCACGCCATATGGCTAACGCGAATAATGCTTATCAACCCGGTCATGTTTTAAAGAATAGACCAACAGAGGAAATTTGTCCCTGCATAAGCAATGGGCTGTCACCCTACgaataaacttattatttattcgtagctgtCACCATATATATACATCTTACGGCGCCTTCCCACTTAGTCGTGACGACAGATAATCGTTTAAAGTGTCGtggcttatatttttaaatgaaggtGTTCATATATAGAACGACACGATATACGATATTTTTTCGACTTTTGCGACGACTGTCGTGTACGACATGTTTTGCAGTGACAACAGATTGTCATGACAGTGGGAATGGCTAGCGCGACAGTCGTAAAACGATAAAAAATCATTATGACTAAATCGTGACCGCAAACCTATTCAATGGGAAAGCTAGATACGACAGCAgctaaacgaaaaaaaaaatgacgacAAACAATCGTATTAATGGCAACAGCTAGAGACGACTCGTCCAAAGAGAAATTAATCGTTACGACTTAGTGGGAACGCGCCCGTAAGATTTCGTATaaaaagtggctgtaagttgtctccTGGTTACTTGTGTTGCTTACCAGCGTTAGTttacaaatgtaagtattttcatGAGTGTAGTGGGCTGGCGGAATATCATAATACTCCTCATCGAATAATCGAAACTCTTTTTGAACAAACactaaaaaacttaaatttaaatttcgaacattAACATtaggaattattttttttataatacccactgaaaaatatgtttttattcctAATACGAAACTTGCGAGGTTTTTCGATTTCTTGATGAGAACTGTGGGTATTATGTGGATGttatagacaaaaaaaaatacttcaaacACATTGGAACGTTTTCTAATTAGAAGTAAGACCATGTAGATTAGTCGACTTGTACTAATAAACAAATGGTGGTGGTTACGTAAGCCGCAGGTGTGAATGTTTCTCTTTCGTATGGGCTATGAGGACCGAATCCACTAAACCTGGTGTCAAGGATACTATACAGTCGCGAAAgaccccagacatggctcatgtagcgactgcTTACTTACTTCATTGAGTAGTATGCGGCACCAATAATCTTATTGGTGTGGTGCGAGTAACAGGGAGTACTTAGTAGTCAATGTAGTCCTgtggtactggacttgcactaatgagatcttaagtgcagttctcACTAACAAAGCTCGGCCATTTAGTCAAACAGAATACACGGtgacgtgggtacttagttcatcttcgaTGGATGTAGCTttcactaccccaattgggatatggtcgtgagcttatgtatgttatgttgtgagTAACAGGTGGCGTCAGAAGAGAGCCCTAGCAGACCCGCGGTGTTCACCCACGCCGAGAGCCCCGTCTGGGACCCCGACCAACAGGCGCTGCTCTTCGTTGACGTGGTAGAACAAAACGTCCATCGACTCAACTACAAGAGCGGCAAAATCACCGTCAAACACATTGGTGAGAACAATACTTCTATCGAGAATTATACTAGCAAACTATCATATCGAGCGACCTATGGCACTCATAACATTCGCGGTTACATACTCAGCAATAAGAGACGGATCTTCTTctcctgtcgtgtgggttgtgagatggattacttaccaaccccatcaaccctggtgtcagggttactattgacccgtcAAAGGCCtttaacatggctcatgtaacgattacgtacttacttacatcagtaaatagtaatcgggactaacagaacgtgccttccgaagcacggatcatcttactttcagacagtcGGGTGATCaggctgcaatgtcctaaccaacgcagggctcacaaagtgatttttgtgatatgtcctcaccggaatttgaacccgggaccagtactaacatacataaacttccagccaatttcccaccgggggtAAGGAGAGACTGAAATTCGTTTTGAACAtggcatacttctcttgcttcctccacattcatcaatcatttcatacacgcactccgGTTTAGAGTAGAACTCGCTAAACTTTG
This genomic interval from Pectinophora gossypiella chromosome Z, ilPecGoss1.1, whole genome shotgun sequence contains the following:
- the LOC126379870 gene encoding SWI/SNF complex subunit SMARCC2 isoform X3, which gives rise to MTSIGPKKDGGPNVEYFQSSESLSQFDQIRVWLQKNCKKHVQTDPPTKEGLAQLVVQLIQYQENKLGKNATDPPFLRLPMKVFMDMKPGGALCTVLATMFRFKSEQRWRKFDFQVGKNPSRKDLNVQMMMEIESALMSSELIRSPCVYIRPEVDKNTANKIKDIVVNHQGEIVEDEEEATHIVYPTVDPLEEEYARPVFRRGNNVLVHWYYLPDSHDTWAQADLPVEVPEVANWECTRGEPWRVSATWVLDLPQYNEWMNEEDYEVDSSGKKKVHKLRLSVDDLIPGGETSSKSKKGSKRKRSPSPPPQKHGKRKSRITKRRDNDGEDDDDSASRDNTDAVPTPETERSADTPSATPAETAPSTAPNTDAPSTPAPPSDAHDDSQGKHSDSNTQEMLSKEEMEDNVTDQTHHIVVPSYSAWFDYNSIHTIEKRALPEFFNGKNKSKTPEIYLAYRNFMIDTYRLNPTEYLTSTACRRNLAGDVCAIMRVHGFLEQWGLINYQLEADSRPTAMGPPPTSHFHVLSDTPSGLQPLQPRPSQPRPVENAAIPKVEAGLPNGSEVGAPPGAAAAAAAAVAAAAAPAIKTEPSIDLGGATGLKMDQYRGGARGREWTEQETLLLLEALELHRDDWNRVAAHVGTRTHDECILHFLRLPIEDPYLTDAPSGGVLGPLAYQPIPFSKTGNPVMSTVAFLASVVDPRIASKATKAAMEEFAAIKDEVPAAMMEAHVKAAGAHGPAAALAATGIAGTAPELSPSAPEKKEGGEGVKTEAMETEEPEGAAKLKEEPAETPAPSEDSKEQVKEEADSTPAPQTTEPAPTAVDAKLQSAAASALAAAAVKAKHLAGVEERKIKSLVALLVETQMKKLEIKLRHFEELEATMEREREGLEYQRQQLIQERQQFHLEQLKAAEFRARHQAHQRLQAEGGIIAQPAVAGPPEQAAPEAAPPTAQPHA
- the LOC126379870 gene encoding SWI/SNF complex subunit SMARCC2 isoform X1 — protein: MTSIGPKKDGGPNVEYFQSSESLSQFDQIRVWLQKNCKKHVQTDPPTKEGLAQLVVQLIQYQENKLGKNATDPPFLRLPMKVFMDMKPGGALCTVLATMFRFKSEQRWRKFDFQVGKNPSRKDLNVQMMMEIESALMSSELIRSPCVYIRPEVDKNTANKIKDIVVNHQGEIVEDEEEATHIVYPTVDPLEEEYARPVFRRGNNVLVHWYYLPDSHDTWAQADLPVEVPEVANWECTRGEPWRVSATWVLDLPQYNEWMNEEDYEVDSSGKKKVHKLRLSVDDLIPGGETSSKSKKGSKRKRSPSPPPQKHGKRKSRITKRRDNDGEDDDDSASRDNTDAVPTPETERSADSQYSPSPFTLTTPSATPAETAPSTAPNTDAPSTPAPPSDAHDDSQGKHSDSNTQEMLSKEEMEDNVTDQTHHIVVPSYSAWFDYNSIHTIEKRALPEFFNGKNKSKTPEIYLAYRNFMIDTYRLNPTEYLTSTACRRNLAGDVCAIMRVHGFLEQWGLINYQLEADSRPTAMGPPPTSHFHVLSDTPSGLQPLQPRPSQPRPVENAAIPKVEAGLPNGSEVGAPPGAAAAAAAAVAAAAAPAIKTEPSIDLGGATGLKMDQYRGGARGREWTEQETLLLLEALELHRDDWNRVAAHVGTRTHDECILHFLRLPIEDPYLTDAPSGGVLGPLAYQPIPFSKTGNPVMSTVAFLASVVDPRIASKATKAAMEEFAAIKDEVPAAMMEAHVKAAGAHGPAAALAATGIAGTAPELSPSAPEKKEGGEGVKTEAMETEEPEGAAKLKEEPAETPAPSEDSKEQVKEEADSTPAPQTTEPAPTAVDAKLQSAAASALAAAAVKAKHLAGVEERKIKSLVALLVETQMKKLEIKLRHFEELEATMEREREGLEYQRQQLIQERQQFHLEQLKAAEFRARHQAHQRLQAEGGIIAQPAVAGPPEQAAPEAAPPTAQPHA
- the LOC126379870 gene encoding SWI/SNF complex subunit SMARCC2 isoform X2, which codes for MTSIGPKKDGGPNVEYFQSSESLSQFDQIRVWLQKNCKKHVQTDPPTKEGLAQLVVQLIQYQENKLGKNATDPPFLRLPMKVFMDMKPGGALCTVLATMFRFKSEQRWRKFDFQNPSRKDLNVQMMMEIESALMSSELIRSPCVYIRPEVDKNTANKIKDIVVNHQGEIVEDEEEATHIVYPTVDPLEEEYARPVFRRGNNVLVHWYYLPDSHDTWAQADLPVEVPEVANWECTRGEPWRVSATWVLDLPQYNEWMNEEDYEVDSSGKKKVHKLRLSVDDLIPGGETSSKSKKGSKRKRSPSPPPQKHGKRKSRITKRRDNDGEDDDDSASRDNTDAVPTPETERSADSQYSPSPFTLTTPSATPAETAPSTAPNTDAPSTPAPPSDAHDDSQGKHSDSNTQEMLSKEEMEDNVTDQTHHIVVPSYSAWFDYNSIHTIEKRALPEFFNGKNKSKTPEIYLAYRNFMIDTYRLNPTEYLTSTACRRNLAGDVCAIMRVHGFLEQWGLINYQLEADSRPTAMGPPPTSHFHVLSDTPSGLQPLQPRPSQPRPVENAAIPKVEAGLPNGSEVGAPPGAAAAAAAAVAAAAAPAIKTEPSIDLGGATGLKMDQYRGGARGREWTEQETLLLLEALELHRDDWNRVAAHVGTRTHDECILHFLRLPIEDPYLTDAPSGGVLGPLAYQPIPFSKTGNPVMSTVAFLASVVDPRIASKATKAAMEEFAAIKDEVPAAMMEAHVKAAGAHGPAAALAATGIAGTAPELSPSAPEKKEGGEGVKTEAMETEEPEGAAKLKEEPAETPAPSEDSKEQVKEEADSTPAPQTTEPAPTAVDAKLQSAAASALAAAAVKAKHLAGVEERKIKSLVALLVETQMKKLEIKLRHFEELEATMEREREGLEYQRQQLIQERQQFHLEQLKAAEFRARHQAHQRLQAEGGIIAQPAVAGPPEQAAPEAAPPTAQPHA